Proteins from one Nitrospinaceae bacterium genomic window:
- a CDS encoding LysR family transcriptional regulator, whose protein sequence is MNIDTLRLFCLVVQTNSFSRGAREGGVSQSAASQSVRLLEEELGAVLLDRSKRPFTVTSQGEKFYKASRDLLEGFDRVLSEVAREKSRVAGTVRVAAIYSVGLHDMGVFMQRFRHEFPEARVRLECLHPREVIRSIEEDLADVGLVSYPPAMRGVNVIPLWQEPMRLVCAPEHPLAVKKSIRCTDLNGVPFVAFDPDLAIRKAIDRVLRQEHARVDVVMELDNIESIKEGVLLGAGVSILPEPVFQKEIAMRSLKAIPLDREDLTRPIGLIHRRRKHIPPAVSSFIELLAER, encoded by the coding sequence ATGAATATCGATACTTTGAGGCTCTTCTGCCTCGTGGTTCAGACAAATAGTTTTTCCCGTGGTGCCCGGGAAGGTGGTGTTTCTCAGTCGGCGGCGAGCCAAAGCGTTCGTCTCCTTGAGGAGGAATTGGGCGCGGTGCTCTTGGATAGGAGTAAACGCCCATTCACGGTGACATCACAGGGAGAGAAATTCTACAAAGCGAGCCGCGACCTCCTAGAGGGGTTTGATAGGGTTTTGAGCGAGGTTGCCCGAGAAAAGAGCCGCGTCGCGGGAACGGTTCGTGTTGCCGCTATTTACTCTGTTGGCCTCCATGACATGGGTGTTTTCATGCAGCGCTTCCGCCATGAGTTTCCCGAGGCAAGGGTGAGACTTGAATGTTTGCACCCGCGTGAGGTTATCCGTTCAATCGAAGAGGATCTGGCCGATGTTGGTCTCGTCTCTTATCCGCCAGCGATGAGGGGGGTGAACGTTATTCCTCTTTGGCAAGAGCCCATGCGCCTGGTCTGCGCGCCCGAGCATCCCCTTGCCGTTAAGAAAAGCATTCGCTGCACCGATCTTAATGGCGTTCCCTTCGTGGCGTTTGATCCCGATCTCGCCATTAGAAAAGCCATAGATCGGGTACTGCGCCAGGAACACGCAAGAGTTGATGTGGTCATGGAATTAGACAACATCGAGAGCATCAAGGAGGGGGTATTGCTCGGTGCGGGGGTGAGTATTCTTCCCGAGCCTGTTTTTCAAAAAGAGATTGCCATGCGGAGCCTCAAGGCGATTCCCCTCGATCGAGAAGACCTGACCCGGCCTATTGGCTTAATTCATCGCCGGCGCAAGCACATACCCCCGGCGGTGAGCAGTTTTATAGAGTTGCTCGCCGAGCGTTGA
- a CDS encoding cupin domain-containing protein: MPFYKISEMETVKSSSGPATAKTVAGELMKAGVVTYQDGEGPTPHFHPNEEQYMLMLEGELNMILGEEQRIIAKGDMIHIPRNTRHGVVAVGGPAVFFAVKSPCGNGNLDQDYNRANDADEVLGRLKKG, translated from the coding sequence ATGCCATTTTACAAAATATCCGAGATGGAAACGGTAAAATCGAGTTCCGGGCCCGCCACCGCGAAAACGGTTGCGGGAGAGTTAATGAAAGCAGGAGTTGTGACCTACCAAGATGGTGAGGGCCCTACCCCGCATTTTCATCCCAATGAAGAGCAATACATGCTGATGCTCGAGGGAGAACTCAACATGATTCTCGGCGAGGAGCAGCGAATTATCGCGAAAGGCGACATGATCCACATACCGCGGAATACGCGTCATGGCGTTGTCGCCGTGGGCGGCCCTGCAGTGTTTTTCGCTGTAAAAAGCCCATGCGGAAACGGAAATCTGGATCAGGACTACAACAGGGCAAATGATGCTGACGAGGTATTGGGTCGCCTGAAAAAAGGGTAG